Below is a window of Halarcobacter anaerophilus DNA.
ATTAGAGGCGGTCACGCAAGAATTATTAGAGACGGTGTAGTAACATATACAGGTAAAATTTCATCACTTAAAAGATTTAAAGATGATGTTAAAGAGGTTGCTAACGGTTATGAATGCGGTATTATGTTTGAAAAATTCAACGATATAAAAGTTGGAGATTTTATTGAAACATTTATCCAAATAGAAGAAAAAGTACATATTTAATAATAAAAAGAGTTAAGTCTTGAAGAGTATAAATTTACAAAGAACAGAATCTCTGCTTATGGAGTTGATTCCAGAGGCTTTATCAACACTAAATGATGATAGAATCTGTTCTCTTCCTATAACAGGAGTAAACTGTAAAAACGGTAAATATGATGCAACCGTTTATTTTGACGGAAGTGATTTTAGTGAAAAAGAGATACCTGGAATTATTTCTGCTCTTACTAAAGCTAACGGAAGAATAAAGTCTTACGTCTTAAGTGCAACAGGATGGTATAAATGCCCTGTATTTAAGTTTGTAAATGACAAATCATTAGAGTCGTCAAATAGTATTGATGAACTTTTTAGACAAATTGAGCAACAAAAGAGTAAATCATGAATTTAGAAGAATCAATCGAAATAGCAGTAAAAGGTTGCAAAGCACAACTTTATGACATAGTTACTTTAAAAGAGAATGATAAAAATATTTTCAGAGTTTATGTTACTTCTAAAGAGGGAATATCGTTAGATAAATGTGCCGAAATTAGTAGAATGATCTCTCCTATTTTAGATATTGATGAACCTATGCAAGGTAAATATAACCTTGAAGTCAGCTCTCCGGGAATTGAAAGAAAATTAAAAAAGAGACTTCATTTTAAATCTTCAATCGGTGAGAAGGTAAAATTAAAAGATTTTGATAAAAATATAATCAAAGGTGAATTAATTGAAGCCAATGATGAAAATATCAAAATTAAGACTAAACATGGAGAAGAGATAGTTCCTTATGATGAAATATCTTCTGCTTCTACTTATTTTGAATGGTAGGATTTTATAAATGAAAATTGATGATAACTTCTTTATGAAGTTAGCCATTGATGAAGCTTGGAAATATCAACTTTTAACTTATCCTAATCCTGCAGTTGGCTGCGTTGTTGTAAAAAACGGTGAAATTCTTGCAATAGAAGCTCATAAAACTGCAGGTGAAGCCCATGCAGAAGTAAATGCACTAAAAGCTGCATTTTTAAAAAAAAATCCAAATGACTTATTAAAATTAAAAAAAACTTCAGATGAAATACATCAATATCTAATAAAAAACCATAATAATTTTTTTACTGATTGCATAGTTTATGTTACTTTAGAACCTTGTAATCACATAGGTAAAACTCCGGCATGTTCAAATTTGTTAAAAGAGTTAAAACCAAAAAGAGTGGTAATTGCTCATAAAGATACCAACAAAGAAGCATCAGGGGGTATAGAAACCCTTAAAAATGCAAATATAGATGTAAGTCTTGGATGTATGCAAAAAGAGGCGTATGATCTTTTGTATCCATTTATTAAATGGACAGAAAGTACTTTTGTATTTTTTAAAATGGCAATGACTCTAAACGGTTCGATTGACGGTAAAATTTCTTCAAATCAAACTTTGGCATATACTCATACCCTAAGAGATAAAATTGATTTAATGCTAATAGGAGGAAATACGGTTAGAACTGATAGACCTACTTTAGATGCAAGATATATAGCAGGTCGTTCTCCTAATATAATGATTTATTCAAAAAATAAAATATTTGATAATAATATTCCACTATTTAAAATTCCAAATAGAGATGTCTTTATAAGTGATGATTTATTTAAATTGCTTGATTATAAATTTGTTATGGTAGAAGGAACATACAATTTGATGAATATCTTAAAACAGAGAATAGATTTTGTAGTACTTTTAGTAAATCCAAAAATCAGAAAAGGATTAAACGCTGTAAATGAGATAGATATAGATTTCGAAATTCTTCATGAAAATTTTATTGGATCAGAAAAAGTAATTTATTTGAGAAAAAAAGATTAGACTCTTTTTTTATTCAAAAAATTTATAAAAATCTTTTTATTATATATTATTTAAAATTATTTTAAACCCTTAAAACTCCTAAAAATGACCTTACTTTATAGATTTTATATTTGTTTATAAATTATACATATCAATTTTTAATATAATTATAATTATTATCATAAATTATTAAGAATGTATATTTATTATATAATTGTATATAACTAACTATAATAAAAATTAAACAAAACTTTATATTTCTAACGTTATATTTCAAAGTAAATAACGATGAAAGGAACTGTTAAATGAAATATAAGAGCTTAGTAATGCATACAGCTTTGTTACTATTAATTAATTCTGATACTTTTGCAGATGAAAATTATGATTTGCCGGAAGTAGATATAGAGACTCACAATAACTTAACTGACAATGACAGTGCAATTGGAAGTAAGAGTGTAACAACTTCGGCAGAAATCAAACTTTTTGATAGTGCAGAATTAATTAATCCATATAAAGCTATTTCTTTAGAACCAGGTGTTGACATACGTTTTAATGATCCTTTGGGAATGAGTATAACTCACAAAATACGTGGAAAATCAGATAGAAATGTCGGTGAAACCCTTGAAGGATTGCCTCTAAAAGGAATTGGTCCAGGTGGAGGGCTTTCAACAATGGTTGATATTGAAAATATTGATTATATCAATGTAGAAAAGGGTGCGATTAAAGCAGACAGCGGGTTTGGTTACGGAAGTGACAACGGTATGGTTGATATGAATTTTAAAGCTCCTTCAAGTAATTTTAGCACTGTTATAAAGCAAGTTTTTGGAAGTGATAGTTTATCAAAAACTTATATGCGTGTGGATACGGGTAATATAGAAGATACTGCAAAAATTTTTATTTCAGGCTCATATACTGATGCTGATAAATGGAAAGGTGAAGGTAAAGCTACCGAGCGTAAAAATTTTGAATTTGGAATAGCAAGTACGTCTAAGCAGGATATAAAATGGGAGCTTTACGGAATTTACAATGATGAGAAAAAGCACGGATATCAAGGACTAACTTTTGAGCAGAGTAAAGATTTATCTGAGTATAAGGATTTGGATTATCAAACTGATGATCCTGCAAAATCTGATTACTATGATTATCATAGACAAGATTTTGAAACCTATGCAATTTTAGGAAAGGTTGAAGTTCCTTTAAGTAGTAAAGACTCTTTTACTCTAAGACCGTATTTTTTACATGATAAAGGAAAATCTTGGTCTACAACTTCTACTAATATTATTGAGTGGATTGTGGACCATGATACATATGGAGTAGTTGCGGAATATGCACATAAAATTGATAACGGAAAAATAAAGTTAGGTTATTGGTATCAAGAAGATGAACCTCCGGGACCTCCTACAACTAGGAAACTAAGAGAATTTGGTACCTATGAATTCTCAGCATGGGAAAGGCTTATAGATGTAGAAAAAAACAGTATATTTCATGCTCCATACATAACGGCTGAAAAAGAGTTCGGTAATACTGTTGTTGAAGCAGGATTGAAATATTTATGGTTAAGTACTCCTACTCTAAAAAGTTATGATGTGACAGGAATAGGGGATGTAAGTTATGAATCTGCACTCTCTAAAGCAAATAATGAGGAGTTTACATTGAACTCCAATACATATGAAGTCTTCTTACCTAATATAGGGTTAACGCATTATATAAATGATAACTCTTATATTAGAGCAAGTTACGGACGCAACTATAATACTCCCCAATATGGATTAGGAGGTGGAGTTGTAACATATTACAGAAAAATGCATATGTCTGAAGATACCCTGCAAGATATGTGGGATAATATAAAACCTGAAGAATCTGACAATTTTGATATAGGTTACGGTTACGGGACATCGACTTGGAAAACTGATACAACATTGTTTTACTCTGATGTAAAAAACGTAGCAGGTTCTTTTTATGATCCAGCTTTGGATTTTACATACCAGCAAAATATGGCAAAAGCACAATCTTACGGTGCAGAACTTGCTGCAAGCTATAAAGTACTTGATAATTTAAATTTAAATCTATCTCTTACTTATAATAAATATGAGTTTAAAGAAGATGTTGAAACAAGTGCCGGAACTACAATAAAATCAAAAGGTCAGCAACTTCCAGATGTACCTGAATTTACAGGTAATTTATCACTTGTATATGATTATCAGGGATATAAATTAAGCCCTATACTTCGATATTTAGGTAAACGATATGCTGATGTTGAGAATAAATATAGTGTTGATCCTTATTGGTTATTGGACTTTTCTGTTCATAAAGAGTACTCTTTTGGCAACAAAAAAAGATTAGATCTATCTTTTTCTGTTACTAATTTATTAGATGAAGAGTATATTTCTACTATTTCAACTTCAGATACAAGTGATGATGAGGCAAAAGCTACTTATCTTGTGGGTGCACAAAGAAGTCTGTTTTTTTCAGTTCAATACAGGTTTTAAGCAATGAAAATTGTATATATAATTTTATTAATAAATCTTTTTTTAATTGGAGCCTATCCAAAAGATACGGATAACAAATGTGAAAAAATCGTTAAAGATTATTTAAATAAAGAGATATGTATTCCTAAAAAAATCAATAAAATTGCAATTACCTGTTATGGCGGGGCATCACAAGAAATTGCACTGTTTATGGGAGGAGATAAAATTGTTGCACAACCTAGTGTAAGTAGATTTAAAGAGTTTGTAAAAGTATATCCCAATCTTAAAGATGTACCTAGTATAGGCTCTTTTAGTGATGTTAATATTGAGGCATTAATGGATGTAAATCCTTCAATTGTTTTTGTTGGTGCCACATCATATCAAATGAATAACAGAATTTCACAAATGGGCTTTCCCGTATATACTTTGGGAATAGGTAAGCATAGTATAGATTCTTTATTGGAAGAGTTTTTGCATTTAGGTAAAATACTTAATGTTGAGCCTAAAGCAAAAGAGTTAGTCTCTTATTGGAAACAAACTTTATTGGCTATTAATAATAATCTTAAAGATATACCTGAAAATAGACAAAAAAGAGTCTATTATACAACTAAAAAAAGAAAATATTCATCACAATGGAAAAAAAGTTGGGTTGATGAATTTATAAATTTAGCAGGTGGAATTAATGTTGCTGCTAAAACTGCAATAGAAGGTGAAAGATCTATAGAGACTCTTATTTTATGGGATCCTGATGTTATTGTTACTATAAGAAGTCCTTTTAAGAATCAAAATGCAACTGCTTTTAGAGATAATCCCGCTTTGCAAAATATTAAAGCTATTAGAGAAAAACAAGTATACGAAGGTCCTGTTGGAACTTTTTGGTGGGACAGACCCTCTCCTGAGTCGATTTTAGGTATTGTTTGGCTGGCTAAAATTCTTTATCCAACGCAAATGGAAAACATTAATTTAAAAAAAGAGACTAAAAACTTTTTTTTGAAGTTTTATAATTATAAGGTTTCTGATGAGGAATATATGAGTTTTTTTGAGAACAAAAAAGCATCTTTATCGCTATAAAAGCGATAAAGATCAAAAGAGTTTATTATTTAACTTTTTCTAAATATTCACCTGTTTTTGTATCTACTTTGATAACATCATCTTCAACTAAGTGAAAAGGTATTTGAACTACTGCACCTGATTCCAAAGTTGCAGGTTTTTTACCTCCTTGAGAATCACCTTTAAAGTTTGGCGGTGTATCAACAATCTTTAGTTCTACAATA
It encodes the following:
- the rbfA gene encoding 30S ribosome-binding factor RbfA produces the protein MKSINLQRTESLLMELIPEALSTLNDDRICSLPITGVNCKNGKYDATVYFDGSDFSEKEIPGIISALTKANGRIKSYVLSATGWYKCPVFKFVNDKSLESSNSIDELFRQIEQQKSKS
- the rimP gene encoding ribosome maturation factor RimP gives rise to the protein MNLEESIEIAVKGCKAQLYDIVTLKENDKNIFRVYVTSKEGISLDKCAEISRMISPILDIDEPMQGKYNLEVSSPGIERKLKKRLHFKSSIGEKVKLKDFDKNIIKGELIEANDENIKIKTKHGEEIVPYDEISSASTYFEW
- the ribD gene encoding bifunctional diaminohydroxyphosphoribosylaminopyrimidine deaminase/5-amino-6-(5-phosphoribosylamino)uracil reductase RibD, encoding MKIDDNFFMKLAIDEAWKYQLLTYPNPAVGCVVVKNGEILAIEAHKTAGEAHAEVNALKAAFLKKNPNDLLKLKKTSDEIHQYLIKNHNNFFTDCIVYVTLEPCNHIGKTPACSNLLKELKPKRVVIAHKDTNKEASGGIETLKNANIDVSLGCMQKEAYDLLYPFIKWTESTFVFFKMAMTLNGSIDGKISSNQTLAYTHTLRDKIDLMLIGGNTVRTDRPTLDARYIAGRSPNIMIYSKNKIFDNNIPLFKIPNRDVFISDDLFKLLDYKFVMVEGTYNLMNILKQRIDFVVLLVNPKIRKGLNAVNEIDIDFEILHENFIGSEKVIYLRKKD
- a CDS encoding TonB-dependent receptor: MKYKSLVMHTALLLLINSDTFADENYDLPEVDIETHNNLTDNDSAIGSKSVTTSAEIKLFDSAELINPYKAISLEPGVDIRFNDPLGMSITHKIRGKSDRNVGETLEGLPLKGIGPGGGLSTMVDIENIDYINVEKGAIKADSGFGYGSDNGMVDMNFKAPSSNFSTVIKQVFGSDSLSKTYMRVDTGNIEDTAKIFISGSYTDADKWKGEGKATERKNFEFGIASTSKQDIKWELYGIYNDEKKHGYQGLTFEQSKDLSEYKDLDYQTDDPAKSDYYDYHRQDFETYAILGKVEVPLSSKDSFTLRPYFLHDKGKSWSTTSTNIIEWIVDHDTYGVVAEYAHKIDNGKIKLGYWYQEDEPPGPPTTRKLREFGTYEFSAWERLIDVEKNSIFHAPYITAEKEFGNTVVEAGLKYLWLSTPTLKSYDVTGIGDVSYESALSKANNEEFTLNSNTYEVFLPNIGLTHYINDNSYIRASYGRNYNTPQYGLGGGVVTYYRKMHMSEDTLQDMWDNIKPEESDNFDIGYGYGTSTWKTDTTLFYSDVKNVAGSFYDPALDFTYQQNMAKAQSYGAELAASYKVLDNLNLNLSLTYNKYEFKEDVETSAGTTIKSKGQQLPDVPEFTGNLSLVYDYQGYKLSPILRYLGKRYADVENKYSVDPYWLLDFSVHKEYSFGNKKRLDLSFSVTNLLDEEYISTISTSDTSDDEAKATYLVGAQRSLFFSVQYRF
- a CDS encoding ABC transporter substrate-binding protein gives rise to the protein MKIVYIILLINLFLIGAYPKDTDNKCEKIVKDYLNKEICIPKKINKIAITCYGGASQEIALFMGGDKIVAQPSVSRFKEFVKVYPNLKDVPSIGSFSDVNIEALMDVNPSIVFVGATSYQMNNRISQMGFPVYTLGIGKHSIDSLLEEFLHLGKILNVEPKAKELVSYWKQTLLAINNNLKDIPENRQKRVYYTTKKRKYSSQWKKSWVDEFINLAGGINVAAKTAIEGERSIETLILWDPDVIVTIRSPFKNQNATAFRDNPALQNIKAIREKQVYEGPVGTFWWDRPSPESILGIVWLAKILYPTQMENINLKKETKNFFLKFYNYKVSDEEYMSFFENKKASLSL